The DNA window GCCTGCTGCGCGAGCTCGGGGCCTGCCGCGAGGAGGCGCCGCACGAGCTCGGCCCCGAGAGCATGTGGGGGGTGCTGCGGTACGTGGCCCAGCCGGCGCGGCCCGCGCGGCCGGAGGCCGAAACCGCCGACGCCGAGGCCGACGCCCCGACCCGGGCCGAGCCTGCGCCCGAGCCGGACGCCGAGTACGAGTACGGGTACGAGCCCGAGGTCTAAGCCACGTCGACCCCGTACTCGCGCAGCAGGTCCTCCAGCCCGCCCCGGTAGCCCTTGCCGCCGATCACGAAGTCCCAGTCGCCGTTGGCCCGGCGGCGGAAGGAGCCGAGGACGAGCGCGGTCTCGCCGGCCCGGCCGTCGGAGACCTCCAGCTGTCCGGCCTCCGCGCCCGCCGCGTCGAGGAGCCGGATCCGGGCGTCGGTGAAACCGGCCAGGTCGGCGTGCGGATCGGCCTCCGGGTCGATCGCGGCCACCAGGACCAGCCGGTCGGCCTCCCGGGGCAGGGCCTCGAAGGTGACCTCCAGCGCGGCCTTGTCGGGCGCCGTGTGGGCGCGGGTGCGCACCGAACCGTCCGGCGTCCCCGGGTTGTTGAAGAAGACGAAGTGGTCCTCGCTCAGCACCCGGCGGCCCGTGCAGACCAGCGCGCACACGTCGAGCGCGACCGCACCCGACCAGGACATGCCGAGCACGTTGTGGTCCGGGGACGGGTCGGGCTCCGGGGCGCGCTGCGCGGGGATGCCCGCGGGACCGCCGCCGAGGCGGCCGCGCAGCCCGTACTGGTGCAGCAGCTCCACGAGCTTGTCGCCGGGAACCAGTTCCAGCGGCTTGCCGTTGGCGAAGGTGTACGACCCCGGCCCGAAGGACGCGGTGGTGACCAGCACCCCCTTGTTCGCCCCCTTGTCCTGGACCGTGCCGTACAGGTCCCGCACCGCCGTGGGGGACACCGTGTTCCGGTAGCGCTTGACCTGCACCACGATCCGTCCGCCCGTGATCGGGGAGGGGTCGTTCGCCTCGATGTCCACTCCGCCGTCGCCCGACCGCTGGGTGGTCAGCGCCTCCATGCCCATCGCCCGGAAGAGTTCGGCCACCAGGTTCTCGAAGGCGATCGGGTCCATCTCGAACAGGTCGGGCTCATCCTGCCCGTCGCCCGCGTGCCCGCCGTGGCTGACGACCCCGCCGCCGACCTCGTCCGGCCTGCGCCCGGGGCGTACCGCGGTCAGCTGGTCGGGTCGCGCCGACAGCTGTCCGCGCAAGCCCTCCACGAGGCAGTCCACCGCGCTGACCTGCTCCAGCCGCAGCCCCTCGAAGGCGGACCGGGCCGCCGACACCGTGGCGAGCACGAGCTGTGCCTCCCGGCCCGTCACCGGATCGTGGGCGTCCACGAAGCCGTTGACGACCACGGAGTCCAGGACGCCGAACTCGTCCGCCGCGTACAGCTCGTGCACCACCAGCAGGACGCACTGCGCCAGCAAGTCCCGGTACAGGGCCCGCCGCCGGCCGACCGGGCGGGCCGTCTCCTTGTCCTGGCCGGTGCTCTGCACGTACCGCACCGACTTGGCTTCGGGCACCACCGCGTACCCCGGCAGCTCCCAGTCCAGCACCAGCTGGCGGGCCCCCGGGTCGTACGCGGCCGCCACCTGCCTCGGCAACTGCTCGGGCCAGGCCGTGGAGGCGTACAGGGCGGCCGAGAAGTACTGCACCACGACATCGGCGTCGCCCGCCCGTAGCGCCCCGGCCAGGGCGGTGAGGCCGGAGTTGTGCGCGCGGATCCCGGCCAGCTGGTCCGCCGCCCAGCGGTCGTACTGCTGCCGGTACGCCGCCAGCTGCTGCTGCCGCTGCGCCTCCGCGGCGTGCGCGGCCTGCCAGGCCTGCGTGTAGCGGGCATGGGCCTCGCGCTCGGCCTGCGCCCGCCGGTTCGAGCCGAGCGTCCAGCCCGAGCTCTGCTGCTGGAACTGGTGCAGCTGCGGCATCGGCACGGGATGCGCCAGCGTGCCCGGGGCGAAGGGTTCGAGCTGCTCGGACCGGACCAGCCCGGCCATCCGGAACGCCGGTGCCCGGCATCCCGCGGCCAGCAGGCCCTGCAGGGCGGCGACTTCGGCCTCGATCCGCTCCGTACGCCGCCGGGCCTCGGCCTCGCGGTACTGCCGGTCCGCGGCCCGCTGCTCCCGCAGCCGCCGCTCGGCCTGCCCCTGCTGGATCTGCTGCGTCTGCTGCATCCGGCGCTGGGCCTCCGCCCAGTCCCCGATCACTCCGCCCGCGCGACGACTCATCAGCTCTGTTCTCCCCGCCCCACCGCCAGTGCCAAGAGGGAAGACACTAGTCGCCCTTCGGGTGGTACGTCCCCTGCTGGGCGCACCACCCGTGGGACGGCCTCCGTCCTACAGCGCGCCCCCGGCCAGCGCCGCCACGGTGGCGGGCAGCGCCGTCCCCGAGCCGTCGCGGCGCGGGTCCACGGCCGGCAGCGCGGCCGGTGTGCCGTTCGCCGCGGCCGCCCGGACCGGCGCGTTGCCCGCCCAGGCCAGCACCAGTACGTCCTCGCCCTTGAGGAACCGCTGGCAGCGCACGCCGCCCGTGGCGCGGCCCTTGCGCGGGTACTGGTCGAAGGGGGTCAGCTTGCCGGACAGCACCGAGTCGTCCAGGGTCCCGTGCGAGCCCGCGACGGTGAACACCATCGCGTCCCGGGCCGGGTCCACGGCGGAGAAGTGGATCACCTTGGCGTTCTCCGCGAGCTTGATGCCCGCCATACCGCCCGCCGGGCGGCCCTGCGGGCGCACCTGCGAGGCGGGGTAGCGCAGCAGCTGGGCGTCGTCGGTGAGGAAGACCAGGTCCTCCTCGCCCGTGCGCAGCTCGACCGCGCCGACGATCCGGTCGCCCTCCTTGAGGGTGATGACCTCCAGCTCTTCCTTGTTGGACGGGTAGTCCGGCACGACCCGCTTGACCACGCCCTGCTCGGTGCCCAGCGCCAGGCCCTGCGAGGACTCGTCCAGCGAGGTCAGGCAGACCAGCTTCTCGTCCGCCTCCAGCCCGGAGAGGAACTCCGAGACCGGGGCGCCGCCGGCGAGGTTCGGCGCGGCGTGGGTGTCCGGCAGCTGCGGCAGGTCGATCACCGACAGCCGCAGCAGCCGCCCGTACGAGGTGACCGCGCCCACGTCGGCGCGGGCGGTCGCCGCGACCTGCGAGACGATCAGGTCGTGCTTGGCCCGGGCGCCGCCCTCCTCCTCCGGCAGCGCCTCGCCGGTCACCGTGCGTGCCAGCAGGCCCGTGGAGGACAGCAGCACGCGGCAGGGGTCGTCCGCGACCTCCAGCGGGACCGCCCCGACCGCGGCGGCGGCCGACTCCAGCAGGACCGTGCGGCGCTCGGTGCCGAACTTCTTGGCGACCGCGGCCAGTTCCGAGGAGACCAGCTTGCGCAGCTCGCTGTCGGAGTCCAGGATCCCGGTCAGCTCGTCGATCTCGCCCGTCAGCCGGTCGCGCTCGGACTCCAGCTCGATCCGGTCGAAGCGGGTGAGCCGGCGCAGCGGGGTGTCCAGGATGTACTGGGTCTGGATCTCGCTGAGCGAGAAGCGCTCGATGAGGCGCTCCTTCGCCTGCGCCGAGTTGTCGCTGTCCCGGATGAGCCGGATGACCTCGTCGATGTCGAGCAGCGCCACCAGCAGGCCCTCGACCAGGTGCAGGCGGTCGCGCCGCTTGCCGCGGCGGAACTCGCTGCGCCGCCGGACGACCTCGAAGCGGTGGTCGAGGTAGACCTCCAGCAGCTCCTTGAGGCCGAGCGTGAGCGGCTGCCCGTCCACCAGCGCCACGTTGTTGATGCCGAAGGACTCCTCCATCGGCGTCAGCTTGTAGAGCTGCTCGAGCACGGCCTCCGGGTGGAAGCCGTTCTTGATCTCGATGACCAGGCGCAGGCCGTGCGAGCGGTCGGTGAGGTCCTTGACGTCCGCGATGCCCTGGAGCTTCTTCGAGCCGACCAGGTCCTTGATCTTCGCGATGACCTTCTCGGGGCCGACCGTGAAGGGCAGCTCCGTGACGACCAGGCCCTTGCGGCGCGCCGTCACGTTCTCCACCGCCACCGTCGCGCGGATCTTGAAGGTGCCGCGGCCGTTCTCGTACGCGTCCTTGATCCCCGACAGCCCGACGATCCGGCCGCCCGTGGGCAGGTCGGGACCCGGGACGAAGCGCATCAGCGCCTCCAGGTCCGCGTGCGGGTAGCGGATCAAGTGGCGGGCGGCCGCGATGACCTCGCCGAGGTTGTGCGGGGGCATGTTGGTGGCCATGCCGACCGCGATCCCGGACGCGCCGTTGACCAGCAGGTTCGGGTAGGCGGCGGGCAGGGCGACCGGCTCCCGCTCCTGGCCGTCGTAGTTGGCGGTGAAGTCGACGGTGTCCTCGTCGATCGACTCCGTCATCAGTGACGTGGCGTCGGCCATCTTGCACTCGGTGTAACGCATCGCGGCCGGCGGGTCGTCGTTGCCGAGCGAACCGAAGTTGCCGTGGCCGTCGACCAGCGGCAGCCGCATCGAGAAGGGCTGGGCCATGCGGACGAGGGCGTCGTAGATCGACGCGTCGCCGTGCGGGTGGAGCTTGCCCATGACCTCGCCGACGACGCGGGCGCACTTGACGTAGCCGCGGTCGGGGCGCAGACCCATCTCGTTCATCTGGTACACGATGCGGCGGTGCACCGGCTTCATGCCGTCGCGGGCATCGGGCAGGGCACGGGAGTAGATCACCGAGTACGCGTACTCGAGGAAGGAGCCCTGCATTTCGTCGACGACGTCGATGTCGAGGATCTTCTCCTCGAAATCCTCCGGCGGCGGGGTCTTCGTGCTGCGGCGGGCCATCGCTGCGCGGCTCCTTAACCAAGAATGGGTGTGCTGGGGGTCTGACGCGGACCATTGTGGCCCGAGGCACCGACAACCCGGACTCCGACCCCAGGGGGTGACCCGGGAACTTATCCGGTCGCCGTCGCGCTTGCATACAGTGGCAGGTCTGACGGAAATCTCTGCATCGCGTATCGAAGGGACCACATGCCCATGGGTCACACGGCCACAGCCCAGGCCGGCTCCGGCGGCCTGACAGCGACCGAGCACCGGCTGGCCAACGGCCTGCGCGTGGTGCTGTCCGAGGACCACCTGACCCCGGTCGCCGCGGTCTGCCTCTGGTACGACGTCGGCTCGCGTCACGAAGTCAAGGGGCGTACCGGCCTGGCTCACCTCTTCGAGCACCTCATGTTCCAGGGCTCGGCGAACGTACCGGGCAACGGGCACTTCGAGCTGGTCCAGGGCGCCGGAGGATCCCTCAACGGCACCACCAGCTTCGAACGCACCAACTACTTCGAGACGATGCCGACCCACCAGCTGGAGCTCGCCCTGTGGCTGGAGGCGGACCGGATGGGCTCGCTGCTGGCCGCCCTGGACGAGGAGTCCATGGAGAACCAGCGCGACGTCGTCAAGAACGAGCGCCGCCAGCGGTACGACAACGTCCCCTACGGCACCGCCTTCGAGCGGCTGACCGCCCTCGCCTACCCCGAGGGCCACCCGTACCACCACACGCCGATCGGCTCCATGGCCGATCTGGACGCCGCCTCCCTCGAGGACGCGCGCGCCTTCTTCCGCACGTACTACGCGCCCAACAACGCGGTCCTGTCGATCGTCGGCGACATCGACCCGGAGCGCACCCTCGCGTGGGTGGAGAAGTACTTCGGCACCATCCCGTCGCACGACGGCAAGCAGCCGCCGCGCGACGGTTCGCTGCCCGAGGTCATCGGCCGCGAACTGCGCGAGGAGATCGTCGAGGAGGTCCCGGCGCGTGCGCTGATGGCCGCCTACCGGCTCCCGCACGACGGCACCCGCGAGTGCGACGCCGCCGACGTGGCGCTGACCGTCCTGGGCGGCGGCGAGTCCTCGCGGCTCCACAACCGCCTGGTACGCCGCGACCAGACGGCCGTCGCCGCGGGTTTCGGCCTGCTGCGCCTGGCCGGAGCGCCCTCGCTGGGCTGGCTGGACGTCAAGACCTCCGGCGGGGTAGAGGTCCCCGCCATCGAGGCGGCCGTGGACGAGGAGCTCGCGCGGTTCGCCGCCGAGGGCCCGACGGCCGAGGAGATGGAGCGCGCCCAGGCGCAGCTGGAACGCGAGTGGCTGGACCGGCTGAGCACGGTCGCGGGCCGGGCCGACGAACTGTGCCGGTTCGCGGTGCTCTTCGGCGACCCGCAGCTCGCCCTGACCGCCGTCCAGCGGGTCTTGTCCGTGACCGCCGAGGAAGTGCAGGCGGTGGCCGCGGCGCGGCTGCGCCCGGACAACCGCGCGGTGCTGGTCTACGAGCCGCTGGCCGGCTCCGACGAGTCCGCCGAGAACGACGACGAGAACGAGGGGGCGGAGCAGTGAGCGACACCGCAGCCGTCACGATGACCTTCCACCCGCGCCCGCAGGCCGGCGAGCCGCAGCCGTGGGCCTTCCCGGCCCCCGACCGCTCGGTGCTGTCCAACGGCCTGACCCTGCTGCGCTGCCACCGCCCGGGCCAGCAGGTGATCGCGGTCGAGGTCAACCTCGCCGCCCCGCTGGACGCCGAGCCCGAGGGCCTGGACGGCGTGGCGACCATCATGGCCCGCGCCCTGTCCGAGGGCACCGACAAGCACTCCGCCGAGGAGTTCGCCGCCGAGCTGGAGCGCTGCGGCGCCACCCTCGACGCGCACGCCGACCACCCGGGCCTGCGGGTCTCCCTGGAGGTCCCCGCCTCCCGGCTGCCCAAGGCGCTCGGCCTGCTCGCCGAGGCCCTGCGCGCCCCGGCCTTCGCCGACGCCGAGGTCGACCGGCTGGTGCGCAACCGGCTCGACGAGATCCCGCACGAGCTGGCCAACCCGCAGCGCCGCGCCGCCAAGCAGCTCTCCAAGGAGCTGTTCCCGGCGAGCCTGCGCATGTCCCGCCCGCGCCAGGGCACCGAGGAGACCGTCGCCCGGATCGACTCCGCGGCCGTACGCGCCTTCTACGAGGCCCACGTACGCCCCGCCACGGCCACCGCGGTGGTCGTCGGCGACCTGACCGGCATCGACCTGGACGAGGTCCTCGCCGACACCCTGGGCGCCTGGACGGGCAACTCCGCCGAGCCCCTCCCGGTGCCGCCGGTGACCGCCGACGACACCGGCCGCGTGGTCATCGTGGACCGGCCCGGCGCGGTCCAGACCCAGCTGCTCATCGGCCGGATCGGGCCGGACCGGCACGACCGGGTCTGGGCGGCCCAGGTGCTCGGCACGTACTGCCTGGGCGGCACCCTGACGTCCCGCCTGGACAAGGTGCTGCGCGAGGAGAAGGGGTACACGTACGGCGTGCGGGCCTTCGGCCAGGTGCTGCGCTCCACCGCGGACGGCCGGGGCGCCTCGATGCTCGCCATCAGCGGCTCGGTGGACACCCCGAACACGGCCCCGGCGCTGGAGGACCTCTGGAAGGTGCTGCGCACCCTCGCCGAGGGCGGCCTGACCGACACCGAACGGGACGTGGCGGTGCAGAACTTGGTGGGTGTGGCCCCACTCAAGTTCGAGACGGCGGCCTCGGTCGCGGGCACCCTGGCCGACCAGGTCGAGCAGGAGCTGCCGGACGACTACCAGGCGCAGCTGTACGCCCGGCTAGCGGAGACCGGCACCGTGGAGGCGACGTCGGCCGTCGTGAACGCCTTCCCCGCGGACCGGCTGGTCACCGTGCTGGTGGGTGACGCGGCGCAGATCGAGGAGCCGGTGCGGGCCTTGGGGATCGGCGCCGTGAGCGTCGTCACCAACTGACCCCAACGGCGGTACGACAAGGGCCTCCGGCGGACATGTCCGCCGGGGGCCCTTTTGTCCGTTTAGTGGGGAGGTTGCTTTTATGTGGTGTGGCGTACGCAACAAAAAGGCGCGTCTGTTTGGCGATTGACTGATGATCCGCCTAGCGTCACCTGTGCTGTCCGTCAGTTGTACCCGCCGCACCCGCGGCACCGGGCAGCGATCGCCGAGTCCCCGTCAGGCGCGAGCCTGGGGAGCCGGGGACCCACATGAGTCCCTGGGGTGAATCGGACCGCCTCGCAAGAGGAGGCCCGTAGGAGACCTTCCTGCTCCGAACCCGTCAGCTAACCCGGTAGGCGAGAGGGAAGGAAAGGATCAGCCCCTTCATGGCGTTTGGCAGTCGTGCCGCCGGCAAGCACCGCGGTTCCAGCCGTCTGAGCCGCAAGACCGCCGGCTATGCCGGCATAGCCGCCCTCGCCACCACTGGTGTCGTCGGCTCCCTCGCCGCTCCGGCTTTCGCCGCGGACAACAGCAACAACCACTCCGCCCCGGACAACGCGCTCGGCGCGGTCGTCGTCTCCGAGGACCTCGCGGGTGACATCGAGGACCAGGCCGCCTCCCAGCAGCGCGCCGCCGAGCACGCCGCCGCCAAGGCGCAGGCCGAGGCCGACGCCAAGCAGCGGGCCGCCGAGGCCAAGCGCCTCGCCGAGGCCAAGGCGAAGGCCGAGCGCGAGGCCGCCGAGCGCGCCGCCCGCGAGGAGGAGCGCAAGCGCCTCAACACCTTCGTCTCCCCGCTCGACGGCTCGTACGTCAGCACGCAGTACAAGGCGGGCGGCGGCATGTGGTCCTCCGGCAGCCACACCGGCATCGACTTCCACGCCGCCTCCGGCAGCACCGTGCGCGCGGTGGGCGTCGGCGTCGTGGTCGAGGCCGGCTGGGGCGGCGCGTACGGCAACAACGTCGTGATCAAGCACAACGACGGTACGTACACCCAGTACGGGCACCTGTCCTCGCTGAGCGTCTCCGTCGGCCAGCAGGTCGCCCCCGGCCAGCAGATCGGCCTCTCGGGCTCCACGGGCAACTCCAGCGGCCCGCACCTGCACTTCGAGGCCCGCACCGGTGCCGACTACGGTTCGGACATCGACCCGATCGCCTACCTGCGCTCGCACGGCGTCAGCCTCTGATCCGTACCCCCCGCTTCACCGAAGGCCCCGGCTCCCCGAGCCGGGGCCTTCGTGCTGCTCTGCCGGATACATGTTTGTCATTTCCGGGCGCTCTCGGAAATCATCGTGTGTTGCAATAGAGTCGCAGTATGCGTGGCAGTTCGGTGGCAATCGATGAATCGGAAATAGCGGAGGTCCGGCCTTGCGTATTCCCGCGCACGCGGTATCCACAGCGATCCGCGACGACATCGTCTCCGGGGTCTTCGAGCCGGGCGGCAGGCTGACCGAAGAGGTGCTGGCCCGCCGGTACGGGGTCTCGCGGGTCCCCGTGCGCGAGGCGCTGCGGACCCTGGAGTCCGAGGGCTTCGTGACCACGCGGCGGCACGCGGGCGCCTGTGTGGCCGAGCCGACCGAGCAGGAGGCCGCCGACCTCCTCGAGCTGCGGATGCTGCTGGAGCCCCTGGCGGCGGCCCGGGCCGCCCGGCGGCGCACCGAGGCCCACCTCAAGGTGTTGCGCGGGCTGGTCAGGTTGGGCCAGGAGCGGGCCAGGCGGGGCCAGGGCGAGGATCTGCGCTCGCTCGGCGGCTGGTTCCACGAGACCCTCGCGCAGGCCTCCGGGAGCCCGGGCCTGATCGCGCTGCTGACGCAGATGCGGCACAAGCTGGCGTGGATGTACGTGGTGGAGGCGCCGGCGCGGCCGGTGGAGTCCTGGGCGGAGCACGGGGCGGTCGTGGACGCGGTGGCGCGGGGGGACGCGGAGCGGGCGCGGACGCTGGCCGCCCTGCACGCCGACCGGGCGGCGGGCGCGCACCGGCCGCGGGTGCGGGCGGCCGTGAGCACTTCGCAACCTGCCGTAAACATGTCGAGCGGCCGTCATTAACAGGAGCCGTATACAAAGGAGCGGTATTCGCGCCGCTGCCGGAATTCCGGGTGGCGTGAATTCGGTGCGCCTAATTCCGGCCGAGTCGCATTCTGCTGCGTGAACGCGAAAGCCGCGGCCCCCCGATGGCGGGGCCGCGGCTTTCACGTGCGGACCGGGCGGACCGTGTGGGCCGTTTCCGGTCGGGCGGGGCGACGGGGTGTCGAACCCGAAGGGTCAGACGGTCTCGGGGAGTTCCTCGAGGCCCTCGGCGACCAGCTTCGCGAGGCGGTCGAGTGCCGCCTCGGCGCCGTCGGCGTCGGACGCGAGGACGATCTCCTCGCCGCCCTGGGCGCCGAGGCCCAGAACCGCCAGCATGGAAGCGGCGTTGACGGGGTCGCCGCCGGCCTTGGCGATGGTCACCGGGACGCCGGAAGCGGTCGTCGCACGGACGAAGATCGAGGCGGGACGAGCGTGCAGGCCCTCGGCCCAGCCGACGTTGACGCGGCGCTCTGCCATGGTGATGCCCTTCAGGTTCTTACGGTTGTCTAGACCAGTCTCTCACGACGCCCGGAATGCTCGGTCCGACCTTCGGCCCCGATCCCCTGCCGTTCGACCGTCCCCAGCTTGCACCGTTTTGCCCTAGTGTGCCTGATGCGCCGCGCGCACGCTGCCAGGTGGTTTCCGGCCGTAAGGTAGGCCCATGACCACCGAGTCGGACCCCTCGTACCCGGCCCACTGGGAGGCGGACGTCGTCCTGCGCGACGGCGGCACCGCCCGGATCAGGCCGATCACCCCCGACGACGCCGGCCGGCTGGTCAGCTTCTACGAGCAGGTCTCCGACGAGTCGAAGTACTACCGCTTCTTCGCCCCCTACCCCCGCCTCTCCGACCGGGACGTGCACCGCTTCACGCACCACGACTACGTCGACCGGGTCGGCCTCGCGGCGACCATCGGCGGGGAGTTCATCGGCACCGTCCGCTACGACCGCATCGGCGCCGACGGCCGGGCCGCCTCCGGCCCCGCCGACGAGGCCGAGGTCGCCTTCCTGGTCCAGGACGCCCACCAGGGCCGCGGGGTGGCCTCCGCCCTCCTCGAACACATCGGCGCGGTGGCCCGGGAGCGGGGCATCCGCCGGTTCGCCGCCGAGGTACTGCCCGCCAACACCAAAATGATCAAGGTGTTCACGGACGTCGGCTACCAGCAGAAGCGCAGCTTCGAGGACGGCTCCGTCCACCTCACCCTCGACCTCGAACCCACCGCCGAATCCCTCGCCGTGCAGCGCGCCCGCGAACAGCGCGCCGAGGCCCGCTCGGTACAGCGGCTGCTCGCACCCGGCGCGGTCGCGGTGATCGGAGTCAGCCGCTCCGGCGGGGGCGTCGGCGCCGCCGCCCTGCGCACCCTGCGCGACAGCGGCTTCCACGGCCACCTCTACGCGGTCAACGAGGAGGTCACCCTCGACCTGCTCGAGGGCGTACGGGCCTACCGCACCGTCGACGCCATCGGCGCCCCCGTCGACCTCGCGGTGATCGCCGTCCCGGCCGACCGGGTCCCCGAGGCAGTGGCGGCCTGCGGCGACCACGGCGTCCAGGGGCTCGTGGTGCTGTCCGCCGGATACGGGGAGAGCGGCCCGGCCGGACTCGCCCGCCAGCGCGAACTCGTGAAGCAGGTGCGCTCGTACGGGATGCGCCTGATCGGGCCCAACGCCTTCGGGGTGATCAACACCGCGCCGGAGGTGGAACTCAACGCCTCGCTGACGCCCGCCCCGATGCCGATGCGCGGCCGGACGGGCCTGTTCACGCAGTCCGGGGCGATCGGCATCGCCCTGCTCTCCGCCCTGCTGCGCCGCGGCGAGGGACTGTCCTCCTTCGTCTCCGCCGGGAACCGCGCCGACGTCTCCGGCAACGACATCCTCCAGTACTGGTACGACGACGAGGCGACCGACGTCGCCCTGCTCTACCTGGAAACCCTCGGCAACCCGCGCAAGTTCACCCGCCTCGCCCGCCGCACGGCGGCCGTCAAGCCGGTGGTCGTCGCCAAGGGCGGCCGCCACACCCCCGCCGGACACGTGGTCCCGGGCACCCGGCTGCCCGAGGCCACCGTGTCCGCCCTGCTGCGGCAGGCGGGCGTGATCCGGGTCGACACGGTGACGGAGCTGGTGGACGCCGGACTGCTGCTGGCCTCGCAGCCGCTGCCCGCCGGACCGCGCGTCGCGATCCTCGGGAACTCCGAGTCCCTCGGGGTCCTCACCTACGACGCCTGCCTGACCCAGGGCCTGCGGCCGCTGGCGCCGCTCGACCTGACCACCGCGGCCTCGCCCGAGGACTTCCGTACGGCGCTGGCCGCGGCGCTGGCCTCCGACGCCAACGACGCCGTCGTCGTCACCGCGATCCCGTGGGTGAACGAGCAGGCTCCGGCGGACGACCTGGCCCACGCGCTGCGCTCCGCGGTGGCCGGGCATCCCGGCAAGCCGGTGGCCGTCGTCCACGTGGAACTCGTCGCACTGGCCGAGGCCCTGGCCGCTCCGCCGGGCCCCCGGGATTCCGCGCCGGACCCCGCTGCTCACACGCCGGACCCCGCTCCTCACACGCCGGACATGCCGGGCGGGCCGAAGCCGAACACGCTGGGCGGGCCGAACGCGCCGGGCGGGCCGAAGCCGCCGCCGCGCGGCGCCCCGGCCCCGTCGGCTCTCGGGGCCCCGGGCCGGGCAGGGCCCGGCCCCGGCAGCCGGATCCCGAGCTATCCCGCCGCCGAGCGGGCCGTCAAGGCGCTCGCCGAGGCCGTCCGGTACGGGCAGTGGCGGCGGGCCAACGCCGAGGCCGGGCACGTGCCCGAGTACGAGGACATCGACGAGCCCGGGGCCGCCGCCCAGCTGGCCGCCCTGCTGGCCGACGTCGACGGCGGAGCCGTGCTCACCCTGGCCGAGTGGGACGCGCGCGAGCTGCTCGGGCGGTACGGGATCCGCGTCCTGCCCGCCCTGCCCGCGCCCAGCCCGGACGCAGCGGTCCGGGCCGCCGGGATCCTCGGCTACCCGGTCGCCCTCAAGACCACCGCCCCCCACCTGCGCCACCGGGCGGACCTGGGCGGCGTACGGCTCGACCTCAGGAACGAGGCCGAGCTGAGACGCTCGTACGAGGACCTCACCGCGCTGCTCGGGAAGCCGGCGGAGCTCCAGCCGGTGGTGCAGTCGATGGTGCCGCGCGGGGTCGACACGGTCGTCCGCTCCGTCATCGACCCGGCGGCCGGCGCCGTCCTCTCCTTCGGGCTCGCCGGCGTCCCCTCCGAGCTGCTCGGGGACACCGCCCACCGCCTGGTCCCGGCCACCGACCGGGACGCGGCCGGGCTGATCCGGTCCATCCGCGCCGCGCCCCTCCTCTTCGGCTGGCGCGGCAGCGACCCCGTCGACACGGCCGCCCTGGAGGAGCTGCTCCTGCGGCTGTCCCGGCTCGTGGACGACCACCCCGAGGTGATCGGGGTCTCGCTGGAGCCGGTGGTCGTCGCCACCGAGGGGCTCTCCGTGCTCAGCGCGACCGTCCGCGTCGCGCACCCGCCCGCCCGCGGTGATCTCGGCCCGCGGACCCTCCCCAGTTACTGAGCGGGTCCGGGCGCGGCCGGGATGCCCCGTAGGGGCCTTAGGATGGACCTCATGGCGAAATCCGGTACGACGACCCAGGGGCTGCGCACGGCGATCGAGCGCAGCGGCTACTACCCGGCCCTCGTGGCCGAGGCCGTGGAGGCCGCGGTGGGCGGCGAGCCGATCTCGTCGTACCTGGTC is part of the Streptomyces subrutilus genome and encodes:
- a CDS encoding restriction endonuclease, with translation MSRRAGGVIGDWAEAQRRMQQTQQIQQGQAERRLREQRAADRQYREAEARRRTERIEAEVAALQGLLAAGCRAPAFRMAGLVRSEQLEPFAPGTLAHPVPMPQLHQFQQQSSGWTLGSNRRAQAEREAHARYTQAWQAAHAAEAQRQQQLAAYRQQYDRWAADQLAGIRAHNSGLTALAGALRAGDADVVVQYFSAALYASTAWPEQLPRQVAAAYDPGARQLVLDWELPGYAVVPEAKSVRYVQSTGQDKETARPVGRRRALYRDLLAQCVLLVVHELYAADEFGVLDSVVVNGFVDAHDPVTGREAQLVLATVSAARSAFEGLRLEQVSAVDCLVEGLRGQLSARPDQLTAVRPGRRPDEVGGGVVSHGGHAGDGQDEPDLFEMDPIAFENLVAELFRAMGMEALTTQRSGDGGVDIEANDPSPITGGRIVVQVKRYRNTVSPTAVRDLYGTVQDKGANKGVLVTTASFGPGSYTFANGKPLELVPGDKLVELLHQYGLRGRLGGGPAGIPAQRAPEPDPSPDHNVLGMSWSGAVALDVCALVCTGRRVLSEDHFVFFNNPGTPDGSVRTRAHTAPDKAALEVTFEALPREADRLVLVAAIDPEADPHADLAGFTDARIRLLDAAGAEAGQLEVSDGRAGETALVLGSFRRRANGDWDFVIGGKGYRGGLEDLLREYGVDVA
- a CDS encoding DNA gyrase/topoisomerase IV subunit A; this encodes MARRSTKTPPPEDFEEKILDIDVVDEMQGSFLEYAYSVIYSRALPDARDGMKPVHRRIVYQMNEMGLRPDRGYVKCARVVGEVMGKLHPHGDASIYDALVRMAQPFSMRLPLVDGHGNFGSLGNDDPPAAMRYTECKMADATSLMTESIDEDTVDFTANYDGQEREPVALPAAYPNLLVNGASGIAVGMATNMPPHNLGEVIAAARHLIRYPHADLEALMRFVPGPDLPTGGRIVGLSGIKDAYENGRGTFKIRATVAVENVTARRKGLVVTELPFTVGPEKVIAKIKDLVGSKKLQGIADVKDLTDRSHGLRLVIEIKNGFHPEAVLEQLYKLTPMEESFGINNVALVDGQPLTLGLKELLEVYLDHRFEVVRRRSEFRRGKRRDRLHLVEGLLVALLDIDEVIRLIRDSDNSAQAKERLIERFSLSEIQTQYILDTPLRRLTRFDRIELESERDRLTGEIDELTGILDSDSELRKLVSSELAAVAKKFGTERRTVLLESAAAAVGAVPLEVADDPCRVLLSSTGLLARTVTGEALPEEEGGARAKHDLIVSQVAATARADVGAVTSYGRLLRLSVIDLPQLPDTHAAPNLAGGAPVSEFLSGLEADEKLVCLTSLDESSQGLALGTEQGVVKRVVPDYPSNKEELEVITLKEGDRIVGAVELRTGEEDLVFLTDDAQLLRYPASQVRPQGRPAGGMAGIKLAENAKVIHFSAVDPARDAMVFTVAGSHGTLDDSVLSGKLTPFDQYPRKGRATGGVRCQRFLKGEDVLVLAWAGNAPVRAAAANGTPAALPAVDPRRDGSGTALPATVAALAGGAL
- a CDS encoding M16 family metallopeptidase — translated: MGHTATAQAGSGGLTATEHRLANGLRVVLSEDHLTPVAAVCLWYDVGSRHEVKGRTGLAHLFEHLMFQGSANVPGNGHFELVQGAGGSLNGTTSFERTNYFETMPTHQLELALWLEADRMGSLLAALDEESMENQRDVVKNERRQRYDNVPYGTAFERLTALAYPEGHPYHHTPIGSMADLDAASLEDARAFFRTYYAPNNAVLSIVGDIDPERTLAWVEKYFGTIPSHDGKQPPRDGSLPEVIGRELREEIVEEVPARALMAAYRLPHDGTRECDAADVALTVLGGGESSRLHNRLVRRDQTAVAAGFGLLRLAGAPSLGWLDVKTSGGVEVPAIEAAVDEELARFAAEGPTAEEMERAQAQLEREWLDRLSTVAGRADELCRFAVLFGDPQLALTAVQRVLSVTAEEVQAVAAARLRPDNRAVLVYEPLAGSDESAENDDENEGAEQ
- a CDS encoding M16 family metallopeptidase; protein product: MTFHPRPQAGEPQPWAFPAPDRSVLSNGLTLLRCHRPGQQVIAVEVNLAAPLDAEPEGLDGVATIMARALSEGTDKHSAEEFAAELERCGATLDAHADHPGLRVSLEVPASRLPKALGLLAEALRAPAFADAEVDRLVRNRLDEIPHELANPQRRAAKQLSKELFPASLRMSRPRQGTEETVARIDSAAVRAFYEAHVRPATATAVVVGDLTGIDLDEVLADTLGAWTGNSAEPLPVPPVTADDTGRVVIVDRPGAVQTQLLIGRIGPDRHDRVWAAQVLGTYCLGGTLTSRLDKVLREEKGYTYGVRAFGQVLRSTADGRGASMLAISGSVDTPNTAPALEDLWKVLRTLAEGGLTDTERDVAVQNLVGVAPLKFETAASVAGTLADQVEQELPDDYQAQLYARLAETGTVEATSAVVNAFPADRLVTVLVGDAAQIEEPVRALGIGAVSVVTN